The Tripterygium wilfordii isolate XIE 37 chromosome 5, ASM1340144v1, whole genome shotgun sequence DNA segment TGGAATGGTAAAGACTGAAGACCAATAGGTCCACATTCATCAGCTTCTGGGCATTTGTTTCGTCCTTCTTGGAGATTATAAACTCTGGTAAATATGATGAATTTCTGTTATACATGGTGTGATGGAGGTGATAAGGGAGCTAAGGGCTCGGGCAGTAGAAGTCATTGTAATTTTAATCACAATCGTCCAAGTTTGTTTACGACCAcgcaattttttgaatttggtcAAAAGATTGAACACCTgtgttcaaaattgaaaatctgtttacgatcacataattttttgaatgtGGTAAAAAGATTGGACATTTGTGTTTAAAACTGCAGTGACATCTAATGGAGGGCCTTTGTAGAAATTTTCAGTccaatacacatcaataatattgttcacTTTGGATTGTCAGGTTCCCGTGAATATATTGGGTCCGTACGACTTTGTCTTTTAGGAGGTCACTCATCTAAATAGTGACTCTCATAGAAGCACGTTTAACTGCGGAATTACTATGGGATGTTTTCGGTGAGAAGTATATGCGGTGTTATTGTTGTGACGGGTCTATATCAAATTTTTATTCAGTCAGtctcaatttcaattcaacTCCTCCAGATAATGTTGATTATGGCGGGACACACACACTCTTCTTTGTTTTCGTGAAAGGACCCCCCCGATGTAACAAAATTAAAGTTTggattttctgattttttgaAATCGACCCATCAAGTAAGAAAAGGTGACAGACTGCAAGTTTCCTCTGCAAGCGTGAGCACATTACTTTCACAATACACATAAAGTTACATGCAAATTTTCCAGGGCCAGAAaaccaaacatgaaaaagtgttttttttctttaatacaGTACGCAAAGCTACAGATTAGTGAGGGAGATGAGGTACACGTAGTCTACAGAATAGTGAGGGAGATGAAGACaagaagataaaaataaaaaaagtaattgGAGGAGGTACAAAAGGTTTTGATCTAGTGAAATCCGATTTTCTGTTTCTTACCACGCATGCGCTTGGATTTTGGGAGAACCACACCTCAGAAATTAACTTGTAAGATTAGAGAGTCCAGTGTCCATATAAATCTCACACCAAAATCACATACTTTCGATATGGGACTTGCAAACATTCCACCACGCTCCGCAATCCTGACGCTCATGCGGGTTGGCTTGCACTAGCTAGTCCCGGCGAATCGATACGAACACTGCTTTGCTGATGTCACCACCCACGCCGCACGATTTGTAGTCCTAGTGCTCATGAGGCCTAGCTTTGCACTAGCTAGTCCCGGCGTCACCACCTTTGTGGCTTGACACTAACTAGTGCCGCCGAGACGGCCGCGTCTTCCAATATCTGtcgctcttttctttctttttttcctttttttccttcgTATATCACGGCATGTCGAACCCCTCAACGTGTAAAAGAGCAAAGTAGCAAACCACTTAAGGGTATGTTGTGACATTCGAAAAAGATGCTTCCAGGTGAATTATAGTTCATTAACACTAGTTCATGGCTGCCTTTAAGGTTATTTCGAAGTCATTTAAATATGATTGTCAATCAATATACCCAATTGGGTGCACGGATCTGCTGTAATTGTTTTCAGTGGACCCACTCTAATAAAAATAGAGTtgcgaattttttttaaaaaaaaaacaaaatcataagtATGGTTTACGATATTACAGGtacattgatatttttttgtcaCAAACAAAAGTTAAATTTATCACAAGAGAGACATTAAAATGTTTCGGATTTATATTCCAtagtcaaaaaattttaaatgttcttttatttttttttgggacaaaaaaaatatcgttcAATTTGTAAACTCGATAAAAACAtgcattcaaaatttaaaaaaaaaattgtgataatTTTACATTTTAGTAATGGGACTGCATTTCTGTATTAAAGTTATCATCATGATGGCTTAAAATTCGTAATGGGACTGCATTTCTGTACTCAAGTTATTGTCATGATGGCTCAAAATTGGTAGTGATGTCTGTATtgcataaaaaatatttaattcccTTAATCACTACAGGGCCCCTCATCCAAAGGGGCACTACTCCACCAGGAACTGCAACCAAAGACATCTGAATTTCTATAGTATAATATGATTGATATGTTCACTAATAGATACTTGTTACATATTTTTTAGTCTAGAAAACTGGACAACCATGGTTGATGGATGTACCTTAAAATCTCGGGAAATATATGTGATTTTTACGAGTGGGAATCTGCGCGCATTTGGTAACAGCAAAGCCAAAGTAGGAACTGCCGGTTCTTGTTTTGCAGTTTTTAACCTTTTGGATTAACAAATAGTAGTGCCTCTTGTAGCATTACTCAAATGTATATTATCACATGCACACCAACTATACGCATCAACTTTATGCaattgtttttcaatcatagatgcaGTGGGTCCCAAAGTAAATATGTATTCCTCACTTttgttgtgctttattacaacTATTGAATTTCAAGTGTGTATGCATATAGTTGTGCGCAtgtgagaatttatatatataggttttcTCATACGGGCATATGTAAGAACGTTTGTTTACGGACCATTAAATCTCAACGATTGGATCTGACCAACAACTGAGATTGAAATGTCATTTTCTAaaattatatcaaaatttcaggtTTGTGATTGCAAACCACCCCAAATCGAGGTTAGTTCTTCTTTCTCGCCAAATAAAATCGTTCACACTCGTAAATCACCCCAAATCAAAGTCAGTTTTTCTTAAAATCGCATCGCGGAGTTAAATCAAGGCATTCGTTAAATCATTTTTATATAGTTTCAAACTCGcaaaatcatccaaaatcaAGGTATGTTCTTCTAATCACATTGCCAAGTTAAATCAAGACATCCATTAagtcattttttatttcctaGGTTTCTCAGGTTTAGCTTTGTAGGTTCTTTGATTGGACGATGAGTTTAACTTCGTGGATTCTTGATTAGACGATGAGGAGGAAGACAACGACGATCTGGGACCACGAAGTATGATGTAAATATTCATAAATAATTCGAAACCCTTAGAAATTGGAAGAAGAACTGACCTTGATTTGGGACGATTCGATTTGACGAGGAAAATCAATTGGAAACTTGATTTGGATATGATTTTACAAGGACACTGCCAGATTAAAATAGAGATTCTTACAGACATCCGCATGGGATAACTCATTTcccttttaaaatatttaaaaaataaatgtgtaagttattaagttgcggatattaacaaaaaaaataaaatatatatatatatgaatttttctTACGGACTTAAGATAAAGACTTAAAATGCGGATTGTGAGTTAAGCCTAATATTTTGTATCTcgtatatttcaaatcaatgatgaaaatataAAATCGTATTTTAAATCGTTATTTTAAATTCCAACAAGAGAATTCTTTTAGCAGCCACCTCGCCTCTACCTCGATATTGAGACCTCAATATTTGAATCACGAAAAGTCTCCTCATtccttcatctctctctctctcacggtCTCACCATCTTCAACTCTTTGCTTTTTGCATTTCATTTTCAGTATTGGAAAGTTAAGCTCACAACAACACTTTCATGGTGCTAAATTCCACGACAGCATAAAAGAATCTCAAGCCTTGCAGCAGTACTGCCCAATTTTCCTCTTCTTGTCAAAAACCCATCATCACCGTGATGGCTGCTCCAAAGCACTTGCATGAACTTCTGAAAGACGATCAAGAGCCATTTCTTCTCGAGAACTATATTGCTGACAGGCGTTCCCAGCTCAAAAATTCCTCTTCACCAAAATCCCATTTACAGGTCACGAAACGGAAGCCTACCTCCATCTCACAACAGCAACAACAGACGATTTTGAATTCCCCTCACAATCTCAGCAAGAAATCTTGCCTTTTCTCCTATGTTGACTCTCCTCATGAGCCAAGAAGGTCTCCAATCTTTGAATTTCAATCTCCAGTCTCCAAAAGCCCATGTGGAAGAAGGCCAAATGCGATTTTCCTTAACGTCCCTTCGAGAACTGCTACTCTGACACTTGAAGCTGCGCTTAAGATTGAGAAACAGTcctccaaaaccaaaacccagaACAAAAACCATGGTAACTTCGGGTTATTCGGGTCGTTCTTGAAGAGGCTAACGAACCGGTACCTGACCCGGAAACGCGAAATCGGTGCTGATGGCGTTAAAGTCTCCGTGAGGGATATTTTAAGGTGGGATTCTGTTGGGCGAAGGAGGTCCCCCAACGAGCGAATCAGTGAAAGAAAACAGGGGATTGCGCAAAAAAGTTCTCAAGAAACAAACGATTGTGAGATTGAATTTTCTTGCAATGAAGACCAGTCGATGGATTTTGATTTGGAGACCTCGAACCAGAGTGAGGAATTACTTGGATCAGAGATTGAGTTTATTAACCAATGGATTGATGAAACTTATTTTACTTCTTGTGAGAAGCGCTTCTGTGAAAGCCCTTTTCGTTTTGCGCTTCAACGGAGTCCATCTTCTGGTATACAGACGCCGACACTCTCCTCGCCGGAAAAGTCTCCCATTCATCGCAACGGAGAGGTTTGTCTTGTATccttaattttaatattattttttgcaattttggcTGAATTGGAATTTGGACGTCAATGAATTGTCGGCAGCAGAGTCAATTTCTGCAATTTTGGCCGGAATGTCGTGATCAAATCACAATTATACCCCCCACAAAACTTTCTGTAACATTAGTAGATCCAAATTCCTTCGAGGGCTATACATGTCTTTTGACCACTAAATCGTCAAAACTACTAACCCCATGCCTCTGCCATGCAAATGCAAATCTCTGATTATCCGCGGACTCTGTCAAGAAAATTTAGGACATAATTTCTATAATAAGTGAATTATTGATGAGGTCTTAATCAAGTTTATGTGACTGATTTTAATAGGACAAAGAGAATTATGATGGGGAGAGCATTAAAAAATCCCAAGtacaagaggaggaggaggaggaggataagGAACAATGTAGTCCTGTTTCTGTATTGGACCCCCCATTTGAGGACGATAACGATGGAGATGGCCATGAATGCGAGGACGATGATGGCTTCGACGTTGAACGGAGCTATGCAATTATACAGAGTATGTAACAACCACCATTCGTGTACTTGTTTTGAGTTTTTGTACAGTTTGTTGTGTCATGTGTGGCCTTCATCATTCAACCAGCCAACAACGGGTTGTTggctaagatgtttaacttgacTGTAGTAATTCTTAGCGCAAGCAAGAGGTTGCGAGTTTAAGTCTCATGGGTGTATTCATTATCACAATTTTCGAGACGGACAGTTGTTCAACACAACGTGAGCAAAAGTCACCCTGCGTTATCTTCTCTCACTAGGCTCTGGCCCAGTTGTGtatggatgatttttttttctctattagATTGATATCATTGTGGGTTCCATTTGAAGATTGCTTTTTTAGTAGTCAAGATGGTGAAATGtccttgtattttgttgatgataAGTGTACGTTGAGTTCTGTTAATGTTTCGTCCCTTGTCCATGGGAACAGTAAGATATTGATAGTGGCTTTTGCTCATTAAACCTTGTCAGTGGCTTCAAAATGGTGGAACCCATCTCAGTTAATAGTATTTTTTAGGTATACAACAGATTCTGACAGGCTTCTCTGCATTTCTCCTTTGCTTCAAGCAGTTATATTACCTTAGACTGTAAAATGTGAATGTTTGTTGTCTGAAACTTGGTGGGTTCTCATGggatttaattgacaatgggGCTAAACCAGGACATATGATTTCTTGTGACCTATGCTTTAATGGCGGAACCTTAGCTAATTGTCATGGTCCCTTTCATTGTAATGGCAGTGAGATTCATAGCATTAAACTTGTTTGTTTATACTTCGAAGCATTTACTTGTGTTGTTGGAAATTCAATTAGTTTACAGACTATCAAATGAGCGGCGAATACTGATACTCTCTTTAATTTTCTTGTATCTGCAGGAGCAAAGGAGCAGCTACTGCACAAGCTTCGCAGATTCGAGAAACTGGCAGAATTGGATCCAGTAGAACTTGAGAAAAGAATGTTATCAGAAGAAATCGAAGACGACGACAACAGCGATACGAATAAGGTAGAggtagaagaggaagaagatgatgacAGTCTTATTGCACAACAACTCAGTAAATCTGGATTCGATCATGCAAGGCAAATTCCTAAGAGCTTGGTTTCAGATCTCATCGACGAGGAAAGCCGAGAGAGAACCAACTACTGCATTGACAGAGAAGTGGTTGCCAAAAGGGTTTATAAGAGATTGGGGTCATGGAAAGAGGTGGAGTCTAACACCATTGATATGATGGTAGAGCAAGAACTCAGCGAAGAATGGAAGAGAAGTCAAGAGGAGGTGGGGGAGGCTGCATTGGATATTGAAGTTGCCATCTTTGGATTGTTGATGGAGGAGTTAAGCTCTGATATCTTTGAGTGAAATTTTGATTCaactttctttcattttttaaaaaattaaatgtcaAAGAGAAGGGTAAATAGATATAGTCTAACTTGGGATGAGAAATAGGGGGGTAGATGGTAGTATGGTACTCTGTATATGAATCATCATAATCAATGTACTTAGGGGGGGGGACTGCCAATTTGAATGAGACCTTAGTACTTAAAGTTTGTtgtactaaattttttttatttctttatgctttcttctttattttccatGGCTGATGTAACAGAACACTAATCACA contains these protein-coding regions:
- the LOC119998299 gene encoding uncharacterized protein LOC119998299; the encoded protein is MAAPKHLHELLKDDQEPFLLENYIADRRSQLKNSSSPKSHLQVTKRKPTSISQQQQQTILNSPHNLSKKSCLFSYVDSPHEPRRSPIFEFQSPVSKSPCGRRPNAIFLNVPSRTATLTLEAALKIEKQSSKTKTQNKNHGNFGLFGSFLKRLTNRYLTRKREIGADGVKVSVRDILRWDSVGRRRSPNERISERKQGIAQKSSQETNDCEIEFSCNEDQSMDFDLETSNQSEELLGSEIEFINQWIDETYFTSCEKRFCESPFRFALQRSPSSGIQTPTLSSPEKSPIHRNGEDKENYDGESIKKSQVQEEEEEEDKEQCSPVSVLDPPFEDDNDGDGHECEDDDGFDVERSYAIIQRAKEQLLHKLRRFEKLAELDPVELEKRMLSEEIEDDDNSDTNKVEVEEEEDDDSLIAQQLSKSGFDHARQIPKSLVSDLIDEESRERTNYCIDREVVAKRVYKRLGSWKEVESNTIDMMVEQELSEEWKRSQEEVGEAALDIEVAIFGLLMEELSSDIFE